From Enterococcus wangshanyuanii, the proteins below share one genomic window:
- a CDS encoding DUF3899 domain-containing protein: MNKIKWPLITSAVSSIGIFTYLLIKQSLTIRSVSDTFFIVSLFFLIIGLALWVMSSGFFDNFQRFMKMHFRFKKKNEPKEFIPFSEIGKAHQLYWLETGGILLIVSIVSLLFYFL; the protein is encoded by the coding sequence ATGAATAAAATAAAATGGCCCCTCATTACTTCAGCGGTCTCAAGCATCGGTATTTTTACTTACCTATTAATAAAACAGTCATTGACTATCCGTTCTGTATCAGATACCTTTTTCATCGTTTCTTTGTTCTTTTTAATCATTGGCTTGGCCCTTTGGGTCATGTCCTCAGGATTTTTTGATAATTTCCAACGTTTTATGAAAATGCATTTTCGTTTTAAAAAGAAAAATGAACCGAAAGAATTTATCCCATTTTCAGAGATTGGTAAAGCACATCAGCTTTACTGGCTTGAAACAGGCGGTATCTTACTGATCGTCTCTATTGTTTCTTTATTATTTTACTTTTTATAA